The following proteins come from a genomic window of Lolium rigidum isolate FL_2022 chromosome 5, APGP_CSIRO_Lrig_0.1, whole genome shotgun sequence:
- the LOC124652613 gene encoding pentatricopeptide repeat-containing protein At3g12770-like produces MDARCARPSHVHQLHAHLLVSGRLLVGSPALLLLLCAACRVRPSPCLRPLARHLLDHTPHPHPYLLHAAARLASRLRLSPLALRHYLALRACHPAFLPPAPAIGDVLRAVPGRAAHAHALRLTAHDRDTTQFLHNTLIAMYFSCRDTARARLVFEGMRDCDRDVVSWTSLISGLVQSGSPLEGLRLFAAMMSGDVRPDFVLLVTVLKAYMELDDLPGATSAHSLVVKGGLGDEQDVVTTLTAMYARFGCVVAARALFDRIPPPRVNVILWNAMISGYSKNGLADEAVDLFKQMQMYARTMTPDSVTLRSVIMACAQLGSTELAVWMEDYVRCSEYREDVLVNTALIDMYAKSGSIARAREVFEQMRAQERDVVVWSALISGYGVHGYLAEAVGLFEDMKLAGVKPNDVTFLGLLSACNHAGAVEKGWFYFHSMMSDYKIEPRHQHYACVVDLLARAGQLDRAYRFILDMPIKPEMSVWGALLHGCKMHEHSNMAMAERAAQHIFDLEQSNAGHYVQLANMYASAGMWSHVAGVRITMREKGVTKATGCSSIEVDGEMHNFHAWDHSHPRAAEIFTLLCLLSQNLAVRVDGKGGSCSSSGMDQRPNTPKSKHSATEQRRRSKINDRFQILRDLLPHTDQKRDKATFLLEVIEYIRFLQEKEQKYEASFPEWNEENAKLLPWSNMYFRSSWKNAQSKGQIAGDALPDPSQFITNGSSPEFNITAKLDDNHTTVASAAASGAPDHAEIDHIASVSCRSADTPTNILNNATPQSQPQWADASGVDDCGVNSDMLNNQQLTIDEGTISVSSQYSQELLNTLTHALQSSGVDLSQANISVQINLGKRAVKRPTTAGQSSSFQELPGLGPGNEMMGHQQAMLGDPAQELPHTTKRYKSG; encoded by the exons ATGGACGCGCGGTGCGCGCGGCCGTCGCACGTCCACCAGCTCCACGCGCACCTCCTGGTCTCCGGCCGGCTCCTCGTCGGCTCGCCagcgctcctcctcctgctgtgcgCCGCCTGCCGCGTGCGCCCGTCCCCGTGCCTCCGCCCCCTCGCCCGCCACCTGCTCGACCACACCCCCCACCCACACCCATacctcctccacgccgccgcccgcctcgcgtcCCGCCTCCGCCTCAGTCCCCTCGCGCTCCGCCACTACCTCGCCCTCCGCGCCTGCCACCCGGCATTCCTCCCGCCCGCCCCCGCCATAGGCGACGTGCTCAGGGccgtccctggccgcgccgcccacgcccacgcGCTCCGCCTCACTGCCCACGACAGGGACACAACGCAGTTCCTGCACAACACGCTCATCGCAATGTACTTCTCctgccgcgacaccgcccgcgccCGTCTCGTGTTCGAGGGAATGCGTGACTGCGACAGGGACGTGGTATCCTGGACCTCTCTCATCTCGGGCCTCGTGCAGAGCGGCAGCCCCTTGGAAGGGCTGCGGCTGTTTGCGGCGATGATGAGCGGCGATGTCCGTCCTGATTTCGTGCTGCTCGTCACGGTCCTCAAGGCGTACATGGAGCTCGATGACTTGCCGGGTGCCACGTCGGCTCATTCCTTGGTGGTCAAGGGTGGCCTTGGCGATGAGCAGGATGTCGTGACCACGCTGACGGCCATGTACGCCAGGTTTGGGTGCGTCGTGGCTGCGAGGGCTCTCTTCGACAGGATCCCGCCCCCGCGGGTAAACGTGATCCTGTGGAATGCCATGATATCGGGTTACTCCAAGAACGGGCTTGCCGACGAGGCAGTGGATCTGTTCAAGCAGATGCAGATGTATGCGAGGACCATGACCCCTGATTCTGTCACGTTACGGTCGGTGATCATGGCCTGTGCTCAGCTCGGCTCCACTGAGCTTGCTGTGTGGATGGAGGACTACGTACGCTGCAGCGAGTACAGGGAGGACGTGCTCGTGAACACGGCGCTGATTGACATGTACGCCAAGTCAGGGAGCATCGCCCGGGCACGCGAAGTATTTGAACAGATGCGTGCGCAGGAACGGGATGTGGTAGTCTGGAGTGCATTGATCTCAGGCTACGGGGTGCACGGTTATCTCGCAGAAGCCGTTGGCCTGTTCGAGGATATGAAGCTCGCGGGGGTGAAACCGAATGATGTGACTTTCTTGGGGCTTTTATCAGCGTGCAACCATGCAGGCGCTGTGGAGAAAGGGTGGTTCTACTTTCACTCTATGATGTCTGACTACAAGATTGAGCCTCGACACCAGCACTACGCTTGCGTAGTCGACCTGCTTGCTCGTGCTGGTCAGCTTGACAGAGCCTATCGGTTTATACTTGACATGCCCATCAAGCCAGAGATGAGCGTGTGGGGTGCCTTACTCCACGGTTGCAAGATGCACGAGCACTCAAACATGGCCATGGCTGAGAGGGCAGCGCAGCATATCTTTGATTTGGAGCAGTCCAATGCAGGGCACTACGTGCAGCTAGCAAACATGTACGCATCTGCAGGGATGTGGAGCCATGTTGCTGGCGTGCGGATCACCATGAGAGAGAAGGGTGTCACCAAAGCAACGGGATGCAGCTCCATTGAGGTCGATGGAGAGATGCACAACTTCCATGCTTGGGATCACTCGCACCCAAGGGCTGCTGAGATATTCACCTTACTCTGCCTTCTTTCTCAAA ACTTGGCTGTGAGGGTTGATGGGAAGGGCGGGAGCTGCAGTAGCAGTGGCATGGATCAGCGGCCAAACACACCAAAGTCAAAGCATTCTGCAACTGAGCAGCGTCGCCGAAGCAAGATCAATGACCG GTTTCAGATACTTCGGGATCTGTTACCACACACTGATCAAAAGAGAGACAAAGCAACGTTTCTCTTAGAG GTTATCGAATATATACGGTTTTTACAAGAAAAAGAACAGAAGTACGAGGCTTCATTTCCAGAATGGaacgaagaaaatgcaaagttactCCCATGG TCAAACATGTATTTTCGTTCATCCTGGAAAAATGCACAG AGTAAGGGGCAAATCGCAGGAGATGCCTTGCCTGACCCTTCACAATTCATCACAAATGGGTCCTCCCCTGAATTTAATATCACAGCCAAACTTGATGATAACCACACCACGGTAGCGTCCGCAGCTGCCTCAGGGGCACCAGATCATGCTGAAATTGATCATATAGCTAGTGTTTCCTGTAGATCAGCAGATACTCCAACAAATATTCTGA ATAACGCAACACCCCAGTCTCAACCCCAATGGGCAGATGCGTCTGGTGTGGATGACTGTGGGGTGAACAGTGACATGTTAAATAACCAGCAATTGACGATTGACGAAGGAACAATCAGCGTGTCAAGCCAATATTCCCAAGA GTTACTTAATACATTGACTCATGCTCTTCAAAGCTCGGGTGTAGATTTGTCCCAAGCCAACATTTCTGTCCAGATCAACCTGGGCAAGCGGGCTGTCAAAAGACCTACTACCGCTGGACAATCCTCCAGTTTTCAG GAGCTCCCTGGTCTAGGTCCTGGAAACGAAATGATGGGCCATCAGCAGGCAATGTTGGGTGATCCTGCTCAAGAGCTCCCACACACAACGAAGCGGTACAAGTCGGGGTAA